A stretch of DNA from Syngnathus acus chromosome 1, fSynAcu1.2, whole genome shotgun sequence:
aaaacgtGGGATCATCCAAAACCTAAAAACTctgactgtgaggcagacgtgctaaccgcTAATCCAACATGCTGCTACATCATTAGCATCATAACGTCTCACGAGTCACTGCGGTATTATCAAGCCGTCAGTCGGTCTGTCTTGAGGCATCCGTTCGATAATTGTCACGAATGGTCATCATTTCACCGCCCATCCCCTTTCAACCCCCAAAACAATCTGCATCCGCTACAAATGAATTATAGATGCTCACTAATTGGCTTTCCTGCAGGCAGCCACACATGACAAACCTTTGCATGACCTTTTTATCTTGGCGCTGccttcacaaacacacataaaaagtttttttcgACATCCTCGCATTGCCTCGCTGTGACTCATCCCACTCGGGTTATTCCAAAAGTCATCGACAAAATGTTAGCTTTCATCTGTCGTCGAGAAACTGTTTAAAAGAAGCTCGCATCTTCCCTCCGGGATTCTTTATCGCAAGCCTACATTTCTTATTCTTTGGTTATTCAGTCCACATTCGTACCTTCCTGCAATTTCTGCAATTGATATTTTTACAGGAAGGCTGCGTCAGCCCTGAGCTTCATTAGAAGGGTCCCACCACACATTTAGCATGCAGTTTGAGTTAGTCATTTTAATGACATCTAAAACAGAAGTTGTGTAGGCCAAGCCACTAAGTCTTTTCTCCTTTGAGGAGTTTACATGTTGATACAGAATACTAAATGTCATGTCATACACAAACATTTATAACCACAATTAGCACTACTTTACACAAtcagttttcttttaaacacaTAAATAATTGAGATTGTCTGCCTCGCTGTCACAATCAAACTGGGTCATTCGGATTTATGTCGTTAAATGGCGTAATTGCGTAATCTGGTGCCACACAATTAGTCATACAACACGCTGATTATCTACGTGCTCATAGCCCACACACTGTGAGAGGTCTGGAGCTGACCTGGAATTGACCTGACCATCATTACGAGCCCAAACGAGATGAGGAATATTATTTTGCCATGTTTGCCTGCCTGTCCAAAGATTCGTAATCCAATCTGATCTACGGCAGAGTGAGTAGTACTTGTTTTAGATTAACCCTTAGATGCATAAAtgggtgacttttttttttttaatatcttcataataaaaagaataataatattcTAATAACTTTTGACCCACTTAAGGAAGAGTCTAGGTAACAGTCACTTGTGGGAACCGCTTAAATAGGGTAAGACACATTTTACTGTCTGCAAGTGTcactattttgtattttaaagaaACCAtaagtaaaatgaaaaagcgTTTGGCGTGTTTATATCAGATAATACAAGAGTCGTGCAACTCACTAGACTAGCAAAACAAGTGTCTATTGagaaaactttaaaaatacagaataacaatatccatttaaaaaatacatcgCATAAATATCGAAAATGTATGAAATATATAAAGAAGTCAAATTCAAATccaatttataaaaaataaataaatcagaaaataaatgaatgaataaatgtcaAACTCGAGCTCCAGTCGATTGACAAGACCAAGAGCCAATAGAGACGCTGCGTGTCACGAGTAGGCGGGGCTTCTTCTGTCCGTGTAGTTCTTGTTTAAAATGTCCCCCTAACAACCCCTGGGACTCAAACTGTGGAACTTTTCCTGCGGTCCAAACGCCTCCTGAGTAAGTCATTCAACATTTTCATGACTAGCCCTTAACAAACCCTGAAGAGTCAACGACCGCCTGGTGAAAGAGAATGTGTTTAATGTTATCTGTTCGCCACGGAGCTAACGCTAAGCTAACTGGATAGCTCGTGAACGATGCTTCTTAGGTTCCAGTATCTCCGCCTGCTGCCTGCTTAGTGTTTACAAACTAGCCCACGGTTGACCTTTGGTTTTTAAAGATAAAAACTTGCGATTTGAgtggaaaatgacttttgactttcacAACTGGATGCATTGTTCTTTCGCTAGCTTGGTAGGTTTTCTTGTGTGTTGTTGCTAAGTGTTGCTCGGTACTCACAAATGTAAATTTTTTTAGAATTGTTTTAACGTGGCAACTGTTCACAGGAGTCGTGATGGCAGGAACCGGCGAGGCAAAGAAAGAAGAGGCCGACTACAAGAGACTACACAGTTTCCCACTTATCAGGGTAGGAGTGGTGATATCATCAGTCATGATGTTCTGAGCACTGGATCTGTAGTGTGGTTTGGAGAAAACTACTGTTTGAGAATGACAACATTTATAATCTACATTATAAAGACAGTCTTGGGTGTGAATTCCTCACGCAGCAGGAACCTCATCTGTCCGTGCCTCTGAGATAGATGAAGCAGAAATATGTAAATGATAATAATTGTATCAGAAGATAAAGTATTGATTTGTCCTCAGCACACGGACATGCCTGAGGAAATGAGGGTCGAGACGATGGAGCTGTGCGTGACTGCCTGTGAAAAGTTTGCTACCAACAATGAGGTACGTTGGCGACAAAATGgaagtgcaattttttttttttccccgcattGAAAAAGTGGTTCTAGtgtgaaaaaatacaatctgATATATGTAGGTCAGCTTCCAATAGTGAAACAGCGGAAAAAACTAGTACCCTTTTAAAGAGCATtaggaaaaaaattgtttaaCTCCTCACTAAAATTCAATAATCAGggataatacatttttattggagACAAGTGGTACAGACAAAGTAAGTGGGAGTTGTGTTCTGATGGTTTGGACTTCCTGCCATTGGTCTCCAGAGCGCCGCCAAGATGATCAAAGAGTCCATGGACAAGAAGTTCGGCAGTTCGTGGCACGTGGTGATCGGCGAGGGTTTTGGCTTTGAGGTCACGCACGAGGTGAAGAACCTGCTCTACATGTTCTTTGGAGGTAGTTTGGCCGTGTGCGTGTGGAAGTGCTCCTAGCACACGCATACATCCAGCCCCTTCCTATTATTTACTCATCTCGCCGACTCGGTGAAAGCAAACCAGCTGCCAGTTGGACTACAAAAAGGTCACTGAGGTTGACGGCTGCTTGAACTATGGGGAGAAGAACTTTGACATCAAGTCTTGACTTGAAGACACTTGAACAGCTTCCTGCCTTATCTcacatttgtctttctttccaAGGAGTTTCCATGTTGTCACCACTCACTTTGAACTTAACGGGCCAGGGTTCTCCAAACAATTACGTTCTCTATCCTCTGCAGGGACCGTCtagtgtgcaagtgtgtgtgtgtgtgctggacacacacgcgcacatcaCCACTTACAACGTTCACGTCATCTCAACATTTCTTACAATGAGACGCACTTGTCTTTCAATACAatgtttttagattttttttaaacgtgtaCATAGTTGGATGCGACGTTTAACAAGTGGCATCTTCGTACAAACGACCTGATCTACCTTTTGTTCTTGTTGTAGAGAATTTTTATAACAACCCGGCATGTTTTAACCGCCTTTGTTCTGTATCAACGGTACAGACACAGAATGAGGCGGACTGCCTAAGTGAAATACTGATGACTGAGGCAGATTTGTGAATTTTTGCTGTTTACTGAGGTCGCTTTAGAGCCATAACAAGAGGAGGGACTCTCCTGTGTCCAGGCGTGTCAAGTCTAACACTTCTCCCAACACGTCGGCGCATTTTCTACGTCTCATTAGTAGATGCCGACAATTTGGTTACGTGGCAATAATCCCGCCTCTACGGCATAGGTGAAGGATCTTCTGTCGCTGTGATTTTAAAGAACTGCTGAGCTAGTGGCGAACATGAGCGAAAGAGATCATGGATAATAAACTCTGAAATGTGGAACAAAAGTTTGTGCTGTTTGTTGACAGGACAGAATAGTCTCGTTTTGTTCTAAGGCAGCTGGGAAGTCACGCCGAAGACGCAACAGTCATTAGCGACTTCACGTTGTCTTGTGTTGCGgctgcatttgaaaaaaagttaaaaagcgAGCTCGTCACCGAGGAATACCGAGCCGCCGGCTAACACGATGCAAGACTCTTCAAACAAATACAGAGGAAGAAACTCAAAAAGATCCCTCCCGACGTAACTCAACGAGGACTAACAAGACGAGCGCTTTTCATCATCAGCCAAagagaagacaaacaaaaaagttgctgTGAGAATGTTCGCGCAGAGGATATTTGCAGGAGGGGTCTGACTGGAACAAAAATATTCCGCAACTATGACTATAAGTTTAGCAGcatggtatatatatattttttaaagatattTTGTCAGAAACTCAGAAGGAATTTCTTTCAACATAACATTTCATAGGTTTTCCCCGAGCTTAttcaagtgacgtcatcgTCCCTCGCACAAGGGCATCGTGACCCACTGAAGTTGTTGACAGAATGAGTTTAATCTACCCAAACATGCAATCAGGTCACTTTGCACTCTAGccacaaacagaaaaagaatATCATGTTTGATTACAAGTTTGAAGCCTCACAGCAAGAGTTGAACACGTCTCTAAGGTCAAGATATTTTCTGACCTCCGTAATCTTTGAACATAAATGTCTGCATCGCCCAAACACCTGAAAAGTGATTATCCAACTGCTCAAAATATGCAGCTAGCAATACGCTGGCGCTAGCACATGCTATTTGGACAATATCAACTCTGGTGAGAATTCCAGTGGCCCGCCCCCCCTAAGCTGCTGACAATATGGCACAtctcatttattattaataaaagCCCTTCTTTAAATATCTCCTCCCACCGCTTTTGTCACTTCACTGTTAATTATTCATCGGTGGAGTCACACTTCAGGCCACAGCCTGTTGGCACGATTAGATGGTATTGAATCTCAAGCACAGACAGTTTTTGAAATCCTCAAGTGTTTTAAGATTAATTTTGCCACCCAAAAAGTAGAAACATTTTTCTCCAGCTGACACCTGAACCACAATTTCTTGTTCAATTCCGGGCTCGGTTCACTGTTGCCACACACTGCGTCCTCATTCCATGTTTCCATCGGGTTTGAAAGCTGAGCGCTGTATCTTAGCAACCACCTCAGCACCTGAAAATGAAGGTTGCAGCACCTTCTTAGTGTTTGCAGGAGTGTGCGTGGGGCGAGTGAAAAGACacaggtggaaaaaaagaaaaagtagagCGATGGTTTCAAAAGTCACCTCAGGATAGAAAGAAATTGCAGCAGAAACGACCGTCGGGCCAGAACAGATATGAATTTTTCATCGGAAAGTCACTGCTTAGCTCTCTTTTGTGAGGATTTAGAAAACATCATTTAATATTCATATGAGTGTGCTGCGCCTTCCATAGAAAAATTTAAAAGATTGTTTAAAATACACCAGCAGGGGACgtaaaaaaccaaacaaaagaagCATCACAGCAACAGTCCTGATGGAGTCTCTGCCAATTCAGAAAGTTCAAACTAGTGTATTGAGTAAGACCGAGTTAACCTGGCACTGTGTCCAGTCTGGCACAATCCAAACAAATAGCTAAAGACTAACCCGCAGCTGATACCGAATATTCCTTTTCAACTTCAGCAACGTGGGAGGAAGCTCAATTGAAGAAGTAAGTTTCCTCTTTTTTCCTTCATGGATGTTGAAATATTCTTTGTCTTAAGTTAAATGGTGTGCTAGCTCTGCTAAGAGGAATTCTCTATTTGCTTTACCCTATTGTCACTTTGCTCCCCCTTCTTTCTATACCCAGAAAGATGATGTGGAGAATGCGTCGTCGCTCCAGGACAATCTGTCTGTCCTTGGTATTCgtctccattttctttcacctCCTCCTGTCTTTTGTCTCGCTTTCCTTGTACCGGCAAGCCTGTGACCCCCCGATACCGACCAGCATGACCTTCTCAAAACATCTGGCAAACAAAAGCTTCACGGCCATCGCAGTTTTAACTGAGTCACCACTTAAAAGAGATTCTCCCGGTGTCAAGGGTCGTGGAGGAGCACCTCTGGACAAATTCCAAAGTAGAAGGATTGGACTGATAAAAGCGTCTTTTGTTGAGCCTCTTGCGTCCAGTCTGGCGAAACTTCAGGCGCTGTTTGAACACCCTCTTTACAAAGCGCCCATGTCAGCCATTCAACAAGACGATATGTTGTTGAGGGTTCTACCAAAGATGAAGTCTGAGAGGAGCTCCCAGATGTGGTCAGTAGTCATACAAATGCCCGATTTAACGTCTATCCGATTTTTCATCTGAGGTCAAATGACACATAGTAACTCCGCTTAAGGGGTACTCCAGGTAGGTGCTTCTAATCAACCGAGCTGGCAGGTAAACAATGATGATGGCGAGGAGGGAAACATCTCAAACATTTGAGGACCTGAATTTGACACCTATAATCCAAAATGGCAGAACTCCAAATGACCACGATTGCGTCTGCAGGGTGAGTGCGAGCCAGGAAGGTTACGAAAACGTCCGCTGGAACACCAGCGGCGACAGCCATCCCCCCTGGCTACGCTTTCACCTGACCATCTCCCGCTGGCAGCTCTACCCCCATCCGGACCCCGACATGGAGTCTGTGATCCAACAACTCGCCACACACCGCATCGTGAGCGCAGGTAACAATGTGACCGCTGCCGCTAAAGTCGAGACGGTTATAAGTGGATGAGTTCATCTGAAGAGGGTtactaaaaaaagaatggaatGAAATGCGATGCCAGAGGAGGTCAAAGGATGTGCGTCCTTGGAGGACAGATTGGAGGGAAGGATTTTGTATAGTAGCTGACACTCGCAGTTTTGGAGTGATTCCACTCTTTTTGACGCTTAGGCTTTTAAGAACCTTCAGCCGAGGATGGTACCGGGCTTTACGTTCATTAGCTTCACACAGCTATCATGATCATTCCAGGTTGGGTTAGCAAAGTATCTTTCGAGTTAGATGTCTTACATCGTAGCGTCGCTAATAACGCTCTCATCTTTATTCTTCTAGTGCAGAAAAGCGGTGGTACACAGCTGAAActggtgatgtcatttccaAATTATGGCCAGGCCATGTTCAAACCCATGAAGTGAGTTGATAATAGCAAAATTGACATTGAGATTTtcagggataaaaaaaaaatgctaaagaAAATCCATCTTCAGATCATTCGGAGATCTtcagagataaaaaaaaatactaccgAAAACCCCGTGATTGACAGTAAGCAATCAAAATTGGACAAATGAACGGTGTGTCCAATCTGTGCTTGCAGGCAGGACAGAAATGATGAAACTAACTACAACCTCTACTACTTCTCTGACTTTGAGCGACATAATGCAGAAATTGCCGCCTTTCACCTGGACAGGTAGGACGTAACTCGTGCATTCCGATTTTTCACATCCCACACAGAAACCACCAAATTGCCTGTAATATCAAGACTGACCTGTAAGGGGCAGCATGGTGCCGCAGGGCACGCAGACATAAAATGCAAAGAAGAGTAATACTGTAATTTCATCGTGTGTCTCAGCCTGTCACTCATCTGTTTATGTCTTCACACTGGAGGATTCTGGGCTATCGGAGGGTGCCCCCAGTGGTTGGGAGGAAGGTGGATGTGGTCAAAGAGATTAAAGACATCACGACGGATCACAAACTGGCCCGGACATTTTTCAACTCCCCCGGTAGTCCTTGGGTTAACATTTTACTTCTACACTATGTGATTAGGTAGTTCCGTATGTTCCTCCAGCCATTACTTCTCATGGCCCTCCATGCTCTTGTGGCTCCCCCTAGTGGGCAATGTGTGCTTCTACGGTCGGTGCTCCTACTACTGCTCCACAGAGCACGCAGTGTGCGGCCGACCTACGGCCCTGGAGGCCTCGTTGGCCCTCATGCTGCCCGATCTCTCCCTGGCTACCCGGAGGACCTGGCGATCACCCTGGAGACGCTCTTACAGCCGCAGCAAACTGGCTAAGTGAGCGCATAGATGGTATGCAGAGGTTTGAAACGGGTTGTCAGCAAGTGAAATGCATTTCAGATGGGAGACGGAACCAGGTTACTGCACAACCATCAAGAAGACGGCGCCCTATGACCAAGGCACAAGGCTGGTGGACTTCATTGACATGGTCATACTGGACTTCCTGATGAGTAGgttcatatttatattatatatttaattgataagtgtgtatgtatatatacatttattatatgtatatttatagacattattttttctcatcGTGTGTCGCGGGGTTCACTCATATCAAACAATGGGGACAAATCTAAATTaaaccatttaaaaaagataataaaatGCCAAGCAGAGGAATTTGAAACGCTCTCAAAAATTGTCAATAAGTCACATCCCAATTATAAAAGGGTGTCTACAGTTGgtattatttgttattatttaacTTATTTGAATTAGATTTTGATTTAGTGTGGAAAAGGGTTTGAGAACATTTATATTTAGTCTCTGAAAACTTGACATTTAACAGAGATGTGTTGAATTTATATTCTAATATGGCACAGAAATTTTCAAAAGGTGGTGAATTTCAATAACAGAAAATTAACCGATCatagcttttttatttttatgacatCTTCATGAAAACATACTTGACTGTCTAAGACTTTTAGTTAACAGTGAGTACTTTAAAGAATAATAACAGAATGGCATAATTTGATCAATTGTCTACCTGACGGTCCTTCTGGTGTATTTTGTCCTCTTTTTCGTGAgacaaaatgtagaaattcaaattacaaagTTCAAGGGCAAAGCCCAAATCGTGACGTTGCGGTGACGTTCAATGTCAAGCAAAGAGCTCCGGATTTTCGACTTCTGCGTGTTGCCGTGGTTACTTCTATGCAGGTAAAAAGAAAGCTTCTCAACTCCTTACACTATCGACCACTTTCATGACGTTGTAAAACGACAAAAACGACGAAATTGTCCATTTCGCAACCCTACGTCATTGTCAAAGAATTTAAGGGGTCTCCAAAGTGTAAGTTCTGACTTTTCCTTAGTACAATTACTCGTTTCATCAGGTAATTACGTCATGTGTGTTCGCTAGCTTCAAGCTAGCGTACAAACTTTAGCTAGTTGATATAACTTTAGCTAATTAAAAGGAAACGTTTATTACAAATGTTgggttttaaaattaaattcacaCTCTTCATTTTGATTGTCACTTGTAAAgtgcacgtgcgagtgaattTCCTAATATTAAAGAaaaagtaagtaagtaagtaagtaagtaagtaagtaagtaagtaaataaaacGCCCCTTGTTTTAACATTACAATAAATTATGACTGACAAATTTCATTAAATTGAACATATTTctgttatttcattattttattgtcatttaagTTGGGTATCGCTAAAGTGGTTGATCACAGTATTGTCAGTGTGAAGAGAATTTTGTAGTTAGCAAGCAAAATTATTGCTATGTTTATGAATGAGACTTGTACTTTTCATTAATCACTGTGTTCCTCCTTCACAAGATCagagaaaaatgtgaaaagacCCAGTTGGTGAAATTTGCAGACGATATTGGCGCAGCATGTTCGCTGCCACTTCCCAGGGACGAGTCCCACCATGGAACCTCTGAAGCGATCAACAGACGGCGGGAAGCCGCAAGctaagccaaagaaaaaggaagCGTCTGCGATTGGCAGCAGTCTAGCCACTTTGCCGCCACTATGGCCTGcgccatcttcttcttctgcatcCGCGCTGCGCAGGAGCCTTTTCGATCCCTCCTCCATCATCGGTCCTGCAGACTCTCCTGTCAGCCCCGTTGCTGTGGCTCAAACCGGATCAGTAAAAGTCCTGTCAGAGT
This window harbors:
- the LOC119122092 gene encoding extracellular serine/threonine protein kinase FAM20C-like, translating into MMWRMRRRSRTICLSLVFVSIFFHLLLSFVSLSLYRQACDPPIPTSMTFSKHLANKSFTAIAVLTESPLKRDSPGVKGRGGAPLDKFQSRRIGLIKASFVEPLASSLAKLQALFEHPLYKAPMSAIQQDDMLLRVLPKMKSERSSQMWVSASQEGYENVRWNTSGDSHPPWLRFHLTISRWQLYPHPDPDMESVIQQLATHRIVSAVQKSGGTQLKLVMSFPNYGQAMFKPMKQDRNDETNYNLYYFSDFERHNAEIAAFHLDRILGYRRVPPVVGRKVDVVKEIKDITTDHKLARTFFNSPVGNVCFYGRCSYYCSTEHAVCGRPTALEASLALMLPDLSLATRRTWRSPWRRSYSRSKLAKWETEPGYCTTIKKTAPYDQGTRLVDFIDMVILDFLMSNMDRHHYETFEKFGNDTFLLHLDNGRAFGRHSKDEPSILVPLEQCCRIRRSTWLRLRLLSLPQYRLSDVMRASLSHDPLHGVAPLLTEPHLSALDRRLKTIVDAVSRCLEKQSQDGVDEVIYDDVGQLEDM
- the LOC119122130 gene encoding dynein light chain 4, axonemal; translation: MAGTGEAKKEEADYKRLHSFPLIRHTDMPEEMRVETMELCVTACEKFATNNESAAKMIKESMDKKFGSSWHVVIGEGFGFEVTHEVKNLLYMFFGGSLAVCVWKCS